From the genome of Syntrophorhabdaceae bacterium:
TGTATGAGTTACCATCTCCGGCAATGTGAGCAGGGACAGGTCGGGTCTGCCAAGAAGGCATGCCGATGTCGGATACCCGCCGAGCGTAAGCGACTTGAAACCTGCCTTTTCGATGATTCTGGCCGAGGTCGCATCATATGCCCCCGGCATAACAAGGATTTCCTTATCCAGGATCAGTTTTTTAAGCAACGTTGTTTTTTTCATATTATCCTCCAATCGATAATTTTTAGATTTTTATTATTAAATTTCCAGGGATCGCGGACGACCATACCGACAGGTTAAATCCATCGGTTCATGGCCCCTATCCTTTACCTTCCTCGCTCATCTTTTTCATAACAGATTCAACAAGCCCTCCTGCCGTAATCAGATCTGTTACAAATTCAGGGTAAGGAACGGCTGAGAAGACAAGGTTTTTTGTTATATTTCGAACCGTACCCGTCGAGAGATCGATCTCAAGGGTATCTCCCGGATCGCTTGCATCTACTGCTTCCGCACACTCAAGCAAGGGCAGGCCGGTATTGATGGCGTTCCGGAAAAATATCCTCGCAAAACTTTTTGCCACTACAGCCGCAACGCCTGCGCCTTTTATTGTAACGGGAGCTATCTCGCGGGAAGAGCCGCATCCGAAGTTGGTCGTCGCCACAATGATGTCCCCTTTTTCCACCCTTTTTCCAAAATCGGGGTCTATATTTTCCATACAATGTTTACCCAACTCCAGCGGGTCGGTAATATTCGCATATTTAGCAGCGATAATGGCATCAGTATCGATATTTTTGCCGAACTTATGAACTTTTCCACGGATCATCGGTCAACCACCTCCCTGGGATCTGTAAGCCTGCCGGTAATGGCGCTGGCTGCTGCTACCGCCGGATTGACAAGATATATCTCCGAGCGGGGGCTTCCCATCCGGCCTATGAAATTCCGGTTTGTTGTAGAAGCGCATCTCTCTCCTGCCGCCAGTATACCCATATGGCCTCCCACACAGGGACCGCACGTAGGGGGTCCTACAACGGCACCCGCCCTGACAAAGACCTCTACGAAACCTGCCCGAAGCGCCGCCAGGTAGACCTCCTGCGAGCCGGGTATGACGATGCACCGGATGTCCGGATGCACCCTTTTGCCGCGGAGTATCCGGGCGGCATACTCAAAGTCTTCAAGGCGGCCGTTTGTACAACTTCCGATCACAACCTGATCCACCTTTATGTCGTTTACCTCGCTGATACTGCGGACATTGTCGGGACTGTGAGGTACGGCAACCTGAGGCTCAAGTTCTGACACATCATACTCAACTATTGATGCATAGTCGGCATCGCTGTCTGTCGTATAGACCTTGTACGGCCTTGTTGTCCTTCCCGCTACATAGGCCCTCGTTTTATCGTCCACAGCGACGATTCCCGTTTTGGCGCCCGCTTCTATGGCCATATTCGCCATCGTGAACCTGCTGTCCATCGACAACTCTTCAATGGCCTCTCCGGTAAACTCCATGGCTGCATATAGCGCACCGTCAACCGTAATACGACCGATGGTGTAAAGGATCAGGTCCTTTCCGGTAACCCACGCAGGGAGCTTTCCCTTGTAGTTAAATTTAATGGTCGGCGGAACCTTCATCCAGATCTCGCCGGTAACCATCGCCACAGCGATATCGGTAGAACCCATACCCGTTGCAAAGGCACCAAGCGCTCCGTATGTACATGTATGCGAATCGGCGCCCACCACAACATCGCCGGGCAGTACCAGCCCTTTTTCAGGCAGGTAAACGTGCTCTATCCCACCATCGATTGCCTCTACAAACAACAGGCCGTGTTTTTTTGAAAATTCTCTAAGCCGCTTGATCTGCTCCGCAGCAGCGACATCTTTATTGGGAAAAAAGTGGTCCATGACAAAGATGACCTTGTGTGGATCAAAGGGTTTTTTTGCACCCATTCTCTCA
Proteins encoded in this window:
- a CDS encoding 3-isopropylmalate dehydratase small subunit, yielding MIRGKVHKFGKNIDTDAIIAAKYANITDPLELGKHCMENIDPDFGKRVEKGDIIVATTNFGCGSSREIAPVTIKGAGVAAVVAKSFARIFFRNAINTGLPLLECAEAVDASDPGDTLEIDLSTGTVRNITKNLVFSAVPYPEFVTDLITAGGLVESVMKKMSEEGKG
- the leuC gene encoding 3-isopropylmalate dehydratase large subunit, which produces MTLAEKILSAHAGKESVKVGEFVNVKVDMVMASDLTAHIAADQFERMGAKKPFDPHKVIFVMDHFFPNKDVAAAEQIKRLREFSKKHGLLFVEAIDGGIEHVYLPEKGLVLPGDVVVGADSHTCTYGALGAFATGMGSTDIAVAMVTGEIWMKVPPTIKFNYKGKLPAWVTGKDLILYTIGRITVDGALYAAMEFTGEAIEELSMDSRFTMANMAIEAGAKTGIVAVDDKTRAYVAGRTTRPYKVYTTDSDADYASIVEYDVSELEPQVAVPHSPDNVRSISEVNDIKVDQVVIGSCTNGRLEDFEYAARILRGKRVHPDIRCIVIPGSQEVYLAALRAGFVEVFVRAGAVVGPPTCGPCVGGHMGILAAGERCASTTNRNFIGRMGSPRSEIYLVNPAVAAASAITGRLTDPREVVDR